Proteins encoded by one window of Streptomyces uncialis:
- a CDS encoding very short patch repair endonuclease, with product MNDPETWERPAGSWASSAARRRNMQAIRSRDTQPEWLIRRLVHARGLRYRVSAKPLPGLRRTADLVFRPSKVAVFVDGCYWHGCPEHYVRPKTNEEYWSGKVAVNVTRDRDTDTRLAEAGWLVLRFWEHEPPEDCAVRIAAEVERRRPAPG from the coding sequence ATGAATGATCCGGAAACCTGGGAACGGCCAGCGGGGTCCTGGGCTTCGTCCGCCGCACGGCGGCGGAATATGCAGGCCATCCGCAGCCGGGACACCCAGCCGGAGTGGCTGATCCGCCGGCTCGTGCACGCGCGGGGGCTGCGGTACCGGGTCTCGGCGAAGCCGCTTCCGGGGCTCCGGCGGACCGCCGACCTGGTCTTCCGGCCGTCGAAGGTCGCGGTCTTCGTGGACGGCTGCTACTGGCACGGCTGCCCGGAGCACTATGTGCGGCCGAAGACGAACGAGGAGTACTGGTCCGGCAAGGTCGCCGTCAATGTGACACGCGACCGGGACACCGACACCCGGCTTGCCGAGGCCGGGTGGCTCGTACTCCGCTTCTGGGAGCACGAGCCACCCGAGGACTGCGCCGTCAGGATCGCGGCGGAGGTCGAGCGGCGGCGGCCCGCACCGGGCTGA
- a CDS encoding NaeI family type II restriction endonuclease — translation MPLPEDPAVPGVPAIPDDSAPDLEISAVREDILQLDPTGDRFSAVLRETIDQLLDGETTGRYDWKTLLKTEKTHAGTLVEINLQRRFRFGDGVSMDYRIAGVDVDCKFSQQFGGWMIPPEALGHICLLVWADDSRSLWSAGLLRVRREWLNGGNNRDLKLTLSAKHRDKIHWLWQRGPGQPGTAAHHLDLPENVLLHMDPADRAAVFAPASGQARLNELFRRARGRRIGRNVVRTVAQQKDYMKRVRGNGGSRSALRAEGILIMGDYASHQRIASELGVPVPREGEFVSARVVTANARHASRPRVDLDGAAWVLAGPEDPHEPGPLLPKTSSAAQPSAL, via the coding sequence ATGCCCCTGCCCGAAGACCCCGCTGTCCCCGGAGTTCCGGCCATACCGGATGACAGCGCGCCTGACCTGGAGATCTCCGCGGTACGGGAGGACATCCTCCAGCTGGACCCCACGGGGGACAGATTCAGCGCCGTACTGCGCGAGACCATCGATCAGCTGCTCGACGGGGAAACCACCGGCCGGTACGACTGGAAGACCCTCCTCAAGACGGAGAAGACCCACGCCGGCACTCTCGTCGAGATCAATCTCCAGCGCCGGTTCCGGTTCGGGGACGGCGTGAGCATGGACTACCGGATCGCCGGTGTCGATGTGGACTGCAAGTTCTCACAGCAGTTCGGCGGGTGGATGATCCCTCCGGAGGCCCTGGGCCATATCTGTCTGCTGGTGTGGGCGGATGACAGCCGGTCGCTCTGGAGCGCCGGCCTGCTGCGCGTACGGCGTGAGTGGCTGAACGGCGGCAATAACCGCGACCTCAAGCTGACTCTCAGCGCCAAGCACCGTGACAAGATCCACTGGCTGTGGCAGCGCGGCCCGGGACAGCCGGGCACCGCGGCGCACCACCTGGATCTCCCCGAGAACGTCCTGCTCCATATGGACCCGGCCGACCGCGCGGCCGTCTTCGCCCCGGCGTCGGGCCAGGCCCGGCTGAACGAGCTGTTCCGCCGGGCCCGCGGCCGCCGGATAGGACGGAACGTCGTGCGCACCGTGGCTCAGCAGAAGGACTATATGAAGCGGGTGCGGGGCAACGGCGGGTCCCGGTCGGCCCTGCGCGCGGAGGGCATCCTGATCATGGGCGATTACGCGAGCCACCAGCGCATCGCGTCGGAACTCGGTGTCCCGGTCCCCCGGGAAGGCGAGTTCGTGAGCGCGCGGGTCGTCACGGCGAACGCCCGGCACGCCAGCCGGCCACGGGTGGATCTGGACGGTGCGGCCTGGGTACTCGCCGGGCCGGAAGATCCGCACGAGCCGGGCCCGCTGCTGCCGAAGACGAGTAGCGCGGCACAGCCGTCAGCACTGTGA
- a CDS encoding PIN-like domain-containing protein has product MQGPENELPLIRQYQDWLRADTAGSGPDRSAFFTDALIVLDTNVLLSLYEYTPAAREQVLDALSSVRDRLWLPHQVGLEFVQGRHRVIAERRKALNDAPGNVNRRLGEANKAILAARELVQGLLVKYARDAEASEQLASEISSQAVDTLLGEWKTALIDQVKALKQDHDLAPGSVDTEDPVLPRVAALFGENIADPPSPPVVHQRVTEAVSYRFPNQIPPGFKDAGKGTPLSAAGDYLLWEEVIDRLTMPDGRKRLLFVSADMKDDWYQPAEHGRAARPWPSLMSELRNRTGAELRIETPGHFYRGVDGFLHAEIAAATYDEIDRAAIPPARIEITEEEAPLTPHPPELAEAASKAAGLDGYAAALLDHLFVWWLIGVTVQLGRREPQEDEPLVSIAAAAWSADAEPGWIPGDALRLGEWPYRSSTRIAPWFVRSLGLLPLEQRRAVQRLAAQQLDRAPRAEP; this is encoded by the coding sequence ATGCAAGGGCCGGAGAACGAACTCCCCCTGATCAGGCAGTACCAGGACTGGCTTCGTGCGGACACCGCGGGGAGCGGGCCTGACCGGTCCGCGTTCTTCACCGACGCGCTGATCGTCCTCGACACCAATGTGCTGCTGAGTCTCTACGAGTACACACCAGCGGCACGCGAGCAGGTGCTGGACGCGCTGAGCAGCGTACGGGACCGGCTCTGGCTGCCCCATCAGGTGGGGCTGGAGTTCGTCCAGGGCCGTCACCGTGTCATCGCGGAGCGGCGGAAGGCACTCAATGACGCCCCGGGCAATGTCAACAGGCGGCTCGGCGAGGCCAACAAGGCCATTCTCGCGGCGAGGGAACTGGTCCAGGGCCTGCTCGTCAAATACGCGCGGGACGCCGAGGCCAGCGAACAGCTCGCCTCGGAGATCTCCAGCCAGGCTGTCGACACACTGCTAGGAGAGTGGAAGACGGCCCTTATCGACCAGGTCAAGGCGCTGAAGCAGGACCATGACCTGGCACCCGGGTCTGTCGATACCGAGGACCCCGTACTGCCGCGAGTGGCCGCGCTGTTCGGTGAGAACATCGCGGACCCTCCCAGTCCGCCAGTTGTCCACCAGCGCGTGACAGAGGCTGTCTCCTACCGCTTTCCCAACCAGATACCGCCGGGCTTCAAAGACGCCGGAAAGGGCACACCGCTGTCGGCTGCGGGCGACTATCTGCTGTGGGAAGAGGTCATCGACCGTCTGACCATGCCGGACGGCCGGAAACGGCTGCTGTTCGTCTCCGCGGATATGAAGGACGACTGGTACCAGCCCGCTGAGCACGGGCGGGCCGCACGGCCCTGGCCGTCGCTGATGAGCGAACTGAGGAACCGCACGGGAGCGGAGCTGCGCATCGAGACACCCGGGCACTTCTACCGGGGTGTGGACGGCTTCCTGCACGCGGAGATCGCCGCGGCCACCTATGACGAGATCGACCGCGCGGCCATACCTCCGGCGCGGATCGAGATCACGGAGGAGGAAGCCCCTCTCACACCGCACCCCCCGGAACTGGCGGAGGCCGCCAGCAAGGCGGCAGGTCTCGACGGCTATGCCGCCGCTCTGCTGGATCACCTCTTTGTCTGGTGGCTGATCGGAGTCACGGTTCAGCTCGGGCGGCGCGAGCCCCAGGAAGACGAGCCGCTGGTCTCCATCGCGGCCGCCGCGTGGTCGGCCGACGCAGAGCCGGGCTGGATACCCGGGGACGCACTGCGGCTGGGCGAGTGGCCCTACCGGAGCTCCACGCGGATCGCTCCGTGGTTCGTCCGCTCCCTGGGGCTGCTGCCACTGGAGCAGCGCCGGGCCGTGCAGCGGCTTGCCGCACAGCAGCTGGACCGCGCCCCGCGGGCAGAACCGTAG
- a CDS encoding DUF445 domain-containing protein yields MNGSGSGRAGGSGGSKGSGGAGGPLGRGGFTFSAADAERQRGVRRMKMFATGLLVFVAVVYVLAKWAQNSGAGAWAGYVAAAAEAGMVGALADWFAVTALFRRPLGLPIPHTAIIPTKKDQLGVSLGEFVGENFLSQEVVRGRLRSVGIGHRLGAWLAEPDHADRVTAELATALRGALTVLRDSDVQAIVGEAITRRADAHEIAPGMGKLLEKVVEDGGHRRIVDLVCVRAHDWLVEHGDSVMDAVQGGAPGWTPRFVDRKVGERVYKELLRFVTEMRDMPEHPARGAVDRFLADFASDLQSDTDTRARVERLKREVLARGEVQDVIASAWSSIRAMIVAAAEDERSELRLRVRTSLLSLGARMSTDARLQAKVDGWVEGAAVYVVTTYRDEITSLITDTVAGWDAEHTSRKIEAHIGRDLQFIRINGTVVGSLAGLLIYAVSHGVWS; encoded by the coding sequence ATGAACGGGTCCGGCTCCGGTCGGGCGGGCGGCTCCGGGGGCTCGAAGGGGTCCGGCGGGGCCGGGGGGCCGCTCGGGCGTGGGGGGTTCACGTTCAGCGCGGCGGACGCCGAGCGGCAGCGCGGGGTCCGGCGGATGAAGATGTTCGCGACCGGGCTGCTCGTCTTCGTCGCCGTCGTGTACGTCCTCGCCAAGTGGGCGCAGAACTCCGGCGCGGGCGCCTGGGCGGGGTATGTGGCCGCCGCGGCCGAGGCCGGGATGGTCGGCGCGCTCGCGGACTGGTTCGCGGTCACCGCGCTGTTCCGGCGTCCGCTCGGGCTGCCGATCCCGCACACGGCGATCATCCCGACCAAGAAGGACCAGCTGGGGGTCTCCCTCGGCGAGTTCGTCGGGGAGAACTTCCTGTCGCAGGAGGTCGTCCGCGGGCGGCTGCGGTCCGTCGGGATCGGGCACCGGCTCGGCGCGTGGCTCGCGGAGCCCGACCACGCCGACCGGGTCACCGCCGAGCTGGCGACGGCCCTGCGCGGGGCGCTCACCGTGCTGCGGGACTCCGATGTGCAGGCGATCGTCGGGGAGGCGATCACCCGGCGGGCCGACGCGCACGAGATCGCGCCCGGGATGGGCAAGCTGCTGGAGAAGGTCGTCGAGGACGGCGGTCACCGCCGGATCGTGGACCTGGTGTGCGTACGGGCCCATGACTGGCTCGTGGAGCACGGGGACTCCGTGATGGACGCGGTGCAGGGCGGGGCGCCCGGCTGGACGCCCCGGTTCGTGGACCGCAAGGTCGGGGAGCGGGTCTACAAGGAGCTGCTCCGCTTCGTCACCGAGATGCGTGACATGCCGGAGCACCCCGCGCGCGGGGCGGTCGACCGCTTCCTCGCGGACTTCGCGTCCGACCTCCAGTCCGACACGGACACCCGTGCGCGGGTCGAGCGGCTGAAGCGGGAGGTGCTCGCGCGCGGTGAGGTGCAGGACGTCATCGCCTCGGCGTGGTCCTCGATACGGGCGATGATCGTCGCGGCGGCGGAGGACGAGCGCAGCGAGCTGCGGCTGCGGGTGCGCACGTCCCTGCTGTCGCTGGGGGCGCGGATGTCGACGGACGCGCGGTTGCAGGCGAAGGTCGACGGCTGGGTCGAGGGCGCGGCGGTGTACGTCGTGACCACCTACCGGGACGAGATCACCTCGCTGATCACGGACACGGTCGCGGGCTGGGACGCGGAGCACACGTCACGGAAGATCGAGGCCCATATCGGCCGCGACCTCCAGTTCATCCGGATCAACGGCACGGTCGTCGGCTCCCTCGCGGGCCTGCTCATCTACGCCGTGTCCCACGGGGTGTGGTCATGA
- a CDS encoding SGNH/GDSL hydrolase family protein has translation MTERHDRDPGTPRRGGTLLAAVLSVAVLVSAGVHSVVPGGPDEDGVRAVQGGAGPGKAAGNPARGSARADSASAGGWAATWATAPVGAEPRTGADGWANRSLRNVVHTSAGGTGARVTLSNLYGAAPLNITHASLAVAAAPGSAAAEPGTLRRLLFAGRPSVVVAPGAQIVSDAVALRVPADTDMLISTYSPTPSGPVTYHPRARQVSYVAPGDQAGSVGGAGYARGAQVWRYVTALDVRGGGAEGTVVAFGDSLTDGVTATVGADRRWPDVLADRLAQRRDGPRYGVANLGISGNRLLSDGAGRPPGNPSGWSRFERDVLDRTGARVVLVALGINDILRTPHVTDPRHITEGLRDLTRRAQARGLRVAGATLMPFHGHRGYRPALEEVRQAVNAEIRSGTVFDMVADFDHALRDPRHPRALHPHYDSGDHLHPSDAGYARMAGALDLTALRGDAPAEL, from the coding sequence ATGACCGAGCGTCACGACAGGGACCCGGGGACGCCCCGCCGAGGTGGGACCCTGCTGGCCGCCGTGCTCTCCGTGGCGGTGCTGGTCTCCGCCGGCGTCCACAGCGTTGTCCCGGGCGGGCCGGACGAGGACGGTGTCCGCGCTGTCCAGGGCGGTGCCGGGCCCGGGAAGGCCGCGGGGAACCCGGCCCGGGGGTCCGCGCGGGCGGACTCCGCGTCGGCGGGCGGCTGGGCGGCGACCTGGGCGACCGCGCCGGTGGGTGCCGAGCCGCGGACGGGGGCCGACGGGTGGGCGAACCGCTCGCTGCGCAATGTCGTGCACACCAGCGCCGGCGGCACCGGCGCCCGGGTGACCCTGTCCAATCTGTACGGGGCCGCGCCGCTGAACATCACACACGCGTCGCTCGCCGTGGCGGCGGCACCGGGTTCGGCGGCGGCGGAGCCGGGGACGCTGCGCAGGCTGCTGTTCGCGGGGCGCCCGTCCGTGGTGGTGGCGCCCGGGGCGCAGATCGTCTCGGACGCGGTGGCGCTGCGGGTGCCGGCCGACACGGACATGCTGATCAGCACGTACTCGCCGACGCCGTCGGGTCCGGTGACGTACCACCCGAGGGCGCGCCAGGTGTCGTACGTCGCGCCGGGCGACCAGGCAGGTTCGGTGGGCGGCGCCGGGTACGCGCGCGGTGCCCAGGTGTGGCGGTACGTGACGGCGCTGGACGTGCGCGGTGGCGGGGCCGAGGGCACGGTCGTGGCGTTCGGCGACTCGCTGACCGACGGGGTGACGGCCACGGTCGGGGCGGACCGCCGCTGGCCGGACGTCCTCGCGGACCGGCTCGCGCAGCGGCGGGACGGGCCCCGGTACGGGGTCGCGAACCTGGGGATCAGCGGCAACCGTCTGCTGTCGGACGGCGCGGGACGCCCGCCGGGCAACCCGAGCGGATGGTCCCGCTTCGAGCGGGACGTCCTCGACCGGACCGGCGCCCGGGTGGTGTTGGTCGCCCTGGGTATCAACGACATCCTGCGCACCCCGCACGTCACCGACCCGCGGCACATCACCGAGGGGCTGCGGGACCTGACCCGCCGGGCCCAGGCCCGCGGACTGCGGGTCGCCGGCGCCACGCTGATGCCCTTCCACGGCCACCGCGGCTACCGCCCCGCCCTCGAAGAGGTCCGCCAGGCGGTGAACGCGGAGATCCGCTCCGGCACGGTCTTCGACATGGTCGCCGACTTCGACCACGCCCTCCGCGACCCCCGCCACCCCCGAGCCCTCCACCCCCACTACGACTCGGGCGACCACCTCCACCCCAGCGACGCGGGCTACGCCCGCATGGCCGGGGCCCTGGACCTGACGGCTCTGCGGGGGGATGCTCCGGCGGAGCTGTGA
- a CDS encoding DUF6412 domain-containing protein, with protein sequence MDRAGGTRSTAARTGRSGRSGAPSARHALLLLTLLLEPLLLLLADTGGLAAAVALAATTAATAFAVGSLMAARRVPAVPRTRVRTAIRDRERRTAFLPQRDPDAAGRPRPRAPGLPALTAV encoded by the coding sequence GTGGACCGCGCGGGCGGGACGAGGAGCACGGCGGCACGGACCGGGCGGTCCGGCCGCTCCGGCGCGCCGTCCGCGCGCCACGCGCTCCTGCTGCTCACCCTCCTCCTCGAACCGCTGCTGCTCCTGCTCGCCGACACCGGCGGTCTCGCCGCCGCCGTCGCCCTCGCGGCGACCACGGCCGCCACCGCCTTCGCGGTCGGCTCGCTCATGGCCGCGCGGCGGGTCCCCGCCGTACCGCGGACCCGGGTGCGCACCGCCATCCGCGACCGGGAACGGCGCACCGCCTTCCTGCCGCAACGCGACCCCGACGCCGCGGGCCGCCCCCGCCCCAGGGCCCCGGGACTCCCCGCCCTGACGGCCGTCTGA
- a CDS encoding DNA cytosine methyltransferase, whose amino-acid sequence MTGTEEHGTDRVLEDKPEFTSIEICAGAGGQAIGLHKAGFRHLALVEIDPHAGNTLEENIRIQPDWAWEKKYCDVVRGDVKDFDPKHDLNKSAVWRGQELDLLAGGVPCPPFSHAGKQLGKADERDLFPEMLRLARELQPRAVMIENVRGIMDPKFDEYREWITGELENGFPDDKGIPRGPRYTVGEWDVLEASKFGVPQLRPRAILVAFRSDVIKDLKYEWPSPTHDEVVPVVEALAATMKERYEAYAEGPEAERARAAHERWIDWAGKRHRDLLGKGGGIAPTLVGGSKKHGGADLGPSRAKAAWKQLGVSGLGVANDPKVCRAKETEDRDLFGADGPMLTVQQAAIIQGFPPEWEFTGGKTARYRQVGNAFPPPVAAAVGASIIQVLEAARERDQSGKGAPRRG is encoded by the coding sequence ATGACAGGCACTGAGGAGCACGGTACGGACCGTGTCCTGGAGGACAAGCCGGAGTTCACGTCGATTGAGATCTGCGCGGGCGCGGGAGGCCAGGCCATCGGTCTGCACAAGGCCGGATTCCGGCATCTCGCGCTCGTGGAGATCGATCCGCACGCCGGGAACACACTTGAGGAGAACATCCGCATCCAGCCGGACTGGGCGTGGGAGAAGAAGTACTGCGATGTCGTACGCGGGGACGTCAAGGACTTCGACCCGAAGCACGATCTGAACAAGAGCGCGGTCTGGCGGGGCCAAGAGCTTGATCTGCTGGCGGGCGGGGTCCCATGCCCCCCCTTCTCCCACGCGGGCAAGCAGCTGGGCAAAGCGGACGAGCGCGACCTCTTCCCGGAGATGCTCAGGCTCGCGCGGGAACTCCAGCCCCGGGCCGTGATGATCGAGAACGTCCGCGGCATCATGGACCCCAAGTTCGACGAGTACCGGGAATGGATCACCGGCGAGCTGGAGAACGGCTTCCCGGACGACAAGGGCATCCCGCGCGGCCCCCGCTACACGGTGGGCGAGTGGGATGTGCTCGAAGCCAGCAAGTTCGGTGTTCCGCAGCTCCGTCCGCGCGCGATCCTCGTCGCTTTCCGCAGTGATGTCATCAAGGACCTGAAGTACGAGTGGCCCAGCCCTACCCATGACGAGGTCGTACCCGTGGTGGAGGCCCTGGCCGCCACGATGAAGGAGCGCTACGAGGCGTACGCGGAGGGGCCGGAGGCGGAGCGGGCCCGCGCTGCCCATGAGCGCTGGATCGACTGGGCGGGAAAACGGCACCGCGACCTGCTTGGCAAGGGCGGCGGTATCGCGCCCACCCTCGTCGGCGGATCGAAGAAGCACGGCGGCGCGGATCTCGGACCCAGCCGGGCGAAGGCGGCCTGGAAGCAGCTCGGCGTGAGTGGCCTGGGCGTCGCCAACGACCCCAAGGTGTGCCGGGCGAAGGAAACGGAAGACCGCGACCTGTTTGGCGCCGACGGTCCGATGCTCACCGTGCAGCAGGCCGCGATCATCCAGGGGTTCCCGCCCGAGTGGGAGTTCACCGGCGGTAAGACAGCGCGCTACCGGCAGGTCGGCAACGCGTTCCCCCCGCCGGTGGCCGCCGCTGTCGGCGCCTCGATCATCCAGGTGCTGGAAGCCGCGCGCGAGCGTGACCAGTCAGGCAAGGGCGCACCCCGGCGGGGCTGA
- a CDS encoding DUF1707 SHOCT-like domain-containing protein produces MTDAEPSPADPERRPAKRPSTDLTPSELRAADADRERVAEILRDAVAEGRLDMTEFEERLEATYAARTYGELEPITQDLPALGSAPAASLAKAARPGEVSVDWQHRIGGEPTSSLGVAVMSGFSRRGRWTAPRRFNAFALMGGGDIDLREANFADREIVVNCFAVMGGIDVIVPPGVEVVVRGISIMGGFDQPKDDGALHDPGAPRVIVTGLAFWGGVDVRRKLTKAERERVKAERERLKLERRAARRQLKNPPDSS; encoded by the coding sequence ATGACGGACGCAGAACCTTCCCCCGCCGACCCCGAACGCCGGCCCGCGAAGCGGCCCTCGACGGACCTGACCCCGTCGGAGCTGCGCGCCGCGGACGCCGACCGCGAACGGGTCGCGGAGATCCTCCGGGACGCCGTGGCGGAGGGCCGTCTCGACATGACGGAGTTCGAGGAGCGGCTGGAGGCCACGTACGCGGCCCGTACGTACGGCGAACTGGAGCCGATCACCCAGGACCTGCCCGCCCTCGGTTCCGCGCCCGCCGCGTCCCTGGCGAAGGCGGCGCGCCCCGGTGAGGTGTCCGTCGACTGGCAGCACCGCATCGGGGGCGAGCCCACCTCGTCGCTGGGGGTGGCCGTGATGAGCGGGTTCAGCCGCCGGGGCCGGTGGACCGCGCCCCGCAGGTTCAACGCGTTCGCCCTGATGGGCGGGGGTGACATCGATCTGCGGGAGGCGAACTTCGCGGACCGCGAGATCGTGGTCAACTGCTTCGCCGTCATGGGCGGTATCGATGTGATCGTCCCGCCCGGGGTCGAGGTCGTGGTGCGCGGCATCAGCATCATGGGCGGCTTCGACCAGCCCAAGGACGACGGCGCCCTGCACGACCCGGGCGCGCCCCGGGTGATCGTCACGGGCCTGGCGTTCTGGGGCGGTGTCGATGTCCGCCGCAAGCTCACCAAGGCGGAGCGGGAGCGGGTGAAGGCGGAACGCGAACGGCTCAAGCTGGAGCGCAGGGCCGCCCGCCGCCAGCTCAAGAACCCGCCGGACTCCTCCTGA
- a CDS encoding SEC-C metal-binding domain-containing protein, protein MRPDTPAEHADSADHVAEADRLERTAGRYPEDAEQLLSQAAAHLELAGERERASALYDRLLSPDLAAPLENPALVRALKAANLWEYGHEAEARAIIDGVRAAAPPHPAPWVIVAEALESHDELQAAHDTFTEAAALLVEPGAERPPAEVRPVLYGRHRVRRMLGEPHDAWDTLADGLHTGAVSLDELHDPKRVWSLGSDNPAELKAEISRLRAELGAYRAALSRPFPVAVLHWPAGELAELVEAYPSLAEEYPSHEEHLATIESSLRELAASGTPNLGIVTATVPSYEAFAASEAASPTDTSLLPQYTTTLAARGRAEPWPPPPTAPCWCGSGRGYGECHGAG, encoded by the coding sequence ATGCGCCCCGACACGCCTGCCGAACACGCCGATTCCGCCGACCACGTCGCAGAAGCCGACCGCCTGGAGCGCACAGCCGGGCGATACCCCGAGGACGCCGAGCAACTGCTGTCCCAGGCCGCCGCACATCTGGAACTCGCGGGCGAACGGGAGCGCGCGAGCGCCCTCTACGACCGCCTGCTGTCACCGGACCTGGCGGCCCCGCTGGAGAACCCGGCCCTGGTGCGGGCCCTGAAGGCCGCGAACCTGTGGGAGTACGGGCACGAGGCCGAGGCCCGCGCGATCATCGACGGCGTCCGGGCGGCGGCGCCGCCGCACCCCGCGCCCTGGGTGATCGTCGCGGAGGCCCTGGAGTCCCACGACGAACTCCAGGCCGCGCACGACACGTTCACCGAGGCGGCGGCGCTGCTGGTGGAACCGGGGGCCGAGCGGCCACCGGCCGAGGTGCGTCCCGTGCTGTACGGGCGGCACCGGGTGCGGCGCATGCTGGGCGAGCCGCATGACGCGTGGGACACCCTGGCGGACGGTCTGCACACCGGGGCGGTGTCGCTGGACGAGCTGCACGACCCGAAGCGGGTGTGGTCGCTGGGGTCGGACAACCCGGCGGAGCTGAAGGCCGAGATCTCCCGGCTGCGGGCCGAACTCGGCGCCTACCGGGCGGCCCTGTCCCGGCCGTTCCCGGTGGCCGTCCTGCACTGGCCGGCCGGCGAACTCGCCGAGCTGGTCGAGGCGTACCCGTCGCTGGCCGAGGAGTACCCCTCCCACGAGGAGCACCTGGCGACCATAGAGTCCTCCCTGCGGGAACTCGCCGCGTCCGGCACCCCGAACCTCGGCATCGTCACCGCCACGGTCCCCTCGTACGAGGCGTTCGCCGCCTCCGAGGCCGCCTCCCCCACGGACACCTCGCTCCTCCCCCAGTACACCACCACCCTCGCGGCCCGAGGCCGAGCCGAACCCTGGCCCCCGCCCCCCACCGCCCCGTGCTGGTGCGGCTCGGGCCGGGGGTACGGGGAGTGCCACGGGGCGGGGTGA